Genomic segment of Bacteroidota bacterium:
TGCGATGCATCTTTGCATCGTTCAATGACATCAATGAGATTCGCAAAAGGAATTTAAAATGAAAAATCAGGATCTCAAAGGATGGTGGCATATGAATTGAAAACGTTACTTAATAGAAAAAAAATAAACGAACCATGTTGCTGATTGTAATAATAGTAGTAAACATAATGATGCTGATAGCAGGGTTATGGTTGAATAAAAAGGAAGTCAACGAATTGTAAAATTGAGGTTAAAAGAGAAGGTAGGAACAATTAAGCAGATCTTTGTGCGTAAGACATATAATTAAACTACAAGCTGATAGATAAAAGCAATACCATACGGAAATAAAATTCCGGCAACGTGAGCAGTCCTGTAAGATTGCTTGAATTAAAAAAACCGAAGGTCCCGTAAGACTAAGGTAGTAATACAAACGTAACCCCGTAAGGTTTCGATACCATAAAAAGACGCGCCCCGTAAGGCTCGCACACCAAAAGACAAGCCCCGTAAGGCTTGCACACCAAAAAGACGCGCCCCGTAAGGCTCGCACACCAAAAAGACAAGCCCCGTAAGGCTTGCACCACAAGAGCAATCATGTAAGATTGCCACCATTATAAAAAGAAACCCCGTAAGGTTTCGGAGTATTCCTAAAATTCCAAAAAAAAATGAGCCCCGTTTTTAACGGGGCTTTGTTTTTAATTTGACTTTTTTATGTTTATGTTTTGGTTGATAAATTCGCAATAGATATTTATAGCTTTATCACAATTGGTTTTTAGTTCTACTTTTGTTGCAAATATATTCTCAATGTCAGATAAGCGAAGAATTACAATCATAACCATATCGGTAATTGCCGGAACAATGCTTTCATTTTTTATTTTCAAAGGTAAAAAGGGCGTGCTTACTAAAGACGATTATATTACTATGGGAAGCATTATGGCTGTTTCTTTAGCTTTAATAATTGGAATCTCATTTATCCTAAAGAGCAGATAAAGAGTTTGGCGATAAGCTATAAACTGAAACAAATTTGTGCACATAAAAAAAGCGCACAAATTTTTGTGCGCTCTATTTTACATTTACTCCCTGATTTTATTTAACCAGTTTCATTTCTTTTATAAGATTTGATGCACCGGCATATTTATCAATCACGAAAAGCACATAGCGTATATCCACATTAATACAACGCTTGTACTTCTCATCAAACTTAATATCGCCACTCATTGCTTCCCAGTTACCATCAAAGGCAAGGCCTATTAATTCGCCGAAGCATTTACAACTCCGCTTCCCGCTATTGCCGCCTGTTATATCATTGTCGGTAATAAAAGCAACTTTCAACTGCCCGTTTTCTCCATATTGACCATAGTCTTTATCTTTCCAAAGTTGATATAGTTTGTCAGGAACAATAAACTCTTCGTTGCTGTTGTCCATTTTTTCAATAAGACCATCAAGTGTTGTAAATGGAGAATATTTTACTGCATCCATAGGGTCGTAGGTTATTATCTTGCCGTAGGTAAGGCGCATGGTGCTATTTGCATCAGGATAAAACTTTTTTTCGGGGTTCATTTCGCGTAAACCAGCCACCCAGCTGCGATAGCCGCCATTCAATTTGTTGTTGATAGCCATAGAAGCAGGGCGTATTTTAAGCATCATGTGGTTCATAATTTCAGATGAGAGCTTGTAGGCAGGATCTTTTTTTAGTTTTTTAGAAGATGGACTTTCCAAAAATGCCATTACTTTATCTTCATTATCAAAAATAGACTTTTCAAAAATCTCTTCAGCAATTTCATCAAGTCACCTTTCCTTTTCT
This window contains:
- a CDS encoding S46 family peptidase, yielding MAEEIFEKSIFDNEDKVMAFLESPSSKKLKKDPAYKLSSEIMNHMMLKIRPASMAINNKLNGGYRSWVAGLREMNPEKKFYPDANSTMRLTYGKIITYDPMDAVKYSPFTTLDGLIEKMDNSNEEFIVPDKLYQLWKDKDYGQYGENGQLKVAFITDNDITGGNSGKRSCKCFGELIGLAFDGNWEAMSGDIKFDEKYKRCINVDIRYVLFVIDKYAGASNLIKEMKLVK